The following proteins are co-located in the Bacillota bacterium genome:
- a CDS encoding DUF488 domain-containing protein — MIIASVGHGSRSQPEMAALLRSRGITCVVDVRRFPTSRLHPHFAAGAMREWLAQAGVTYIEMGESLGGFRTGGYEAWMTTPAFASGLARLEQLAREEQQRGGLLAFMCSERLPWLCHRRFIGRALVRRGWQVVHVIDERREWHPREDGGPSLSEAPKPPVRSSG; from the coding sequence ATGATTATCGCCAGCGTCGGCCACGGGTCGCGCTCGCAGCCGGAGATGGCGGCCCTGCTGCGAAGCCGCGGGATCACCTGCGTCGTGGACGTCCGGCGCTTTCCCACGAGCCGCCTTCACCCTCACTTCGCGGCGGGCGCCATGCGCGAGTGGCTGGCACAGGCCGGCGTCACGTACATTGAGATGGGGGAGAGCCTGGGGGGATTCCGCACGGGCGGGTACGAGGCCTGGATGACCACGCCGGCGTTTGCCTCCGGGCTCGCGCGCCTCGAGCAGCTCGCCCGGGAGGAGCAGCAGCGTGGGGGCCTGCTGGCGTTCATGTGCAGCGAGCGCCTGCCATGGCTGTGTCACCGGCGGTTCATCGGGCGGGCACTCGTCAGGCGAGGCTGGCAGGTGGTGCACGTCATCGACGAGCGCCGGGAGTGGCACCCCCGGGAGGACGGCGGCCCGTCGCTCTCGGAGGCTCCCAAACCACCGGTACGGAGTAGCGGATGA
- a CDS encoding zinc-dependent alcohol dehydrogenase family protein codes for MRAWALHQPSDAEREPLKLEERPLPQPGPGELRLRVAACGVCHTDLHTVEGELPPVRLPVVPGHQVVATVEALGEGAEAWLPAGVRTGSRVGVPWLFRACGRCEYCLEGKENLCERPQFTGYHADGGYAEYMVAPAESVLPLPDRYSDIEAAPLLCAGIIGYRSLKVAKVEPGQRLALLGFGASAHLTLQVAVAWGCEVLVFSRQERHRELARRLGAVWAGEAGERPPFQVHAAISFAPVGSLIPTGLSVLRKGGTLAINAVHLDRVPEFKYPLIYGERRLASVANTTRADGREFMALAARLPLKVHAQPVPFEEANRALVRLKRADVEGALVLKIGESR; via the coding sequence ATGCGAGCCTGGGCGCTTCACCAGCCATCTGACGCCGAACGCGAGCCCCTGAAGCTCGAGGAGCGCCCGCTGCCCCAGCCGGGCCCGGGCGAGTTGCGGCTGCGCGTCGCGGCCTGCGGCGTCTGCCACACCGACCTTCACACGGTCGAGGGGGAGCTTCCGCCGGTCCGGCTGCCGGTCGTGCCGGGCCACCAGGTGGTGGCAACTGTCGAGGCACTCGGCGAGGGCGCTGAAGCATGGCTCCCGGCGGGCGTCCGGACCGGCAGCCGGGTGGGCGTCCCCTGGCTTTTCCGGGCATGCGGACGGTGCGAGTACTGCCTGGAGGGCAAGGAGAACCTGTGCGAGCGCCCCCAGTTCACGGGCTACCATGCCGACGGGGGATACGCCGAATACATGGTGGCGCCGGCGGAGTCGGTGTTGCCGCTGCCCGACCGCTACTCGGACATCGAGGCGGCGCCGCTGCTGTGCGCCGGGATCATCGGCTACCGCTCGCTCAAGGTGGCCAAAGTGGAGCCCGGGCAGCGCCTGGCTTTGCTGGGGTTCGGGGCGTCTGCGCACCTGACGCTGCAGGTGGCCGTCGCGTGGGGGTGCGAAGTTCTCGTCTTCTCGCGGCAGGAGCGCCACCGGGAGCTGGCGCGCCGCCTCGGCGCCGTCTGGGCGGGAGAAGCCGGAGAGCGCCCGCCCTTCCAGGTGCATGCGGCCATCTCGTTTGCGCCGGTCGGATCGCTCATCCCTACAGGCTTGAGCGTTCTTCGAAAAGGTGGGACGCTTGCCATCAACGCCGTCCACCTCGACCGCGTGCCGGAGTTCAAATACCCGCTCATTTACGGCGAACGCCGCCTCGCAAGCGTGGCCAACACCACCCGCGCCGACGGGCGTGAGTTCATGGCTCTGGCCGCACGCCTGCCGCTGAAGGTGCACGCCCAACCGGTACCCTTCGAGGAGGCGAACCGCGCTCTCGTACGCCTCAAGCGGGCCGACGTCGAGGGAGCGCTGGTGCTGAAGATCGGGGAGAGCCGATGA
- the pdxS gene encoding pyridoxal 5'-phosphate synthase lyase subunit PdxS gives MASDTSGAGLSGGAQPQTGTWTVKAGLARMLKGGVIMDVTTPDQARIAEEAGAVAVMALERVPADIRAAGGVARMADPAVIEAIKQAVTIPVMAKVRIGHFVEAQILQALGIDFIDESEVLTPADEEHHIDKHAFTVPFVCGARDLGEALRRIGEGAAMIRTKGEAGTGDVVEAVRHMRRITRQIRELAALGPEELMARAKELGAPYELVTRVAGEGRLPVVNFAAGGIATPADAALMMQLGADGVFVGSGIFKSSDPPARARAIVEAVAHYNEPEVLARVSRNLGEAMQGRTAAALSAAERLQDRGW, from the coding sequence CTGGCGTCGGACACCTCGGGCGCAGGCCTTTCTGGCGGCGCTCAGCCCCAGACCGGCACCTGGACGGTCAAGGCCGGCCTGGCGCGCATGCTCAAAGGCGGCGTGATCATGGACGTCACCACCCCCGACCAGGCCCGCATTGCCGAGGAGGCCGGTGCGGTGGCGGTGATGGCCCTGGAGCGCGTGCCGGCCGACATCCGGGCCGCAGGCGGGGTGGCACGCATGGCCGATCCCGCCGTCATCGAGGCGATCAAGCAGGCCGTCACGATCCCGGTCATGGCCAAGGTTCGCATCGGCCATTTCGTGGAGGCCCAGATCCTCCAGGCTCTCGGGATCGACTTCATCGACGAAAGCGAGGTGCTGACGCCCGCCGACGAAGAACACCACATCGACAAGCACGCCTTCACGGTACCCTTCGTCTGCGGCGCCCGGGACCTGGGGGAGGCGCTCCGGCGCATCGGCGAAGGCGCCGCCATGATCCGCACCAAGGGGGAGGCCGGCACCGGCGACGTGGTGGAGGCCGTCCGCCACATGCGCCGCATCACCCGCCAGATCCGGGAGCTGGCCGCTCTCGGGCCCGAGGAGCTGATGGCCAGGGCCAAGGAGCTGGGCGCCCCGTACGAACTCGTGACCCGGGTCGCCGGCGAAGGTCGCCTGCCCGTCGTCAACTTCGCCGCCGGCGGGATCGCGACCCCCGCCGATGCTGCCCTCATGATGCAGCTCGGGGCCGACGGCGTCTTCGTCGGGTCGGGCATCTTCAAGTCATCCGATCCGCCGGCGCGTGCCCGCGCCATCGTCGAGGCCGTCGCCCACTACAACGAGCCGGAGGTCCTGGCGCGCGTCTCGAGGAACCTGGGCGAGGCCATGCAGGGCCGCACGGCTGCGGCGTTGAGCGCCGCCGAGCGCCTGCAGGACCGGGGGTGGTAG